One genomic window of Opitutia bacterium includes the following:
- the ppc gene encoding phosphoenolpyruvate carboxylase encodes MSAAQPTPHHAIDELPLLRAEVRTLGARLGAIIERLEGTPTFRLVEELRVLAKESRAGKTASAEKLAARVRKLTPKQALNQAMAFTLFFELVNLAEENFRIRLLRARRADAENRKESIAAAIAELKRRGVPADEVQAILDQLDIELVFTAHPTEAKRRTLLTKLAALADVLRHTPVGEMATSSEIEREIVSLWLTDRGRPSPPTVIDEARTGLWYFERTLYHVMPELQRDLAAALAKHYPGVRPPQGWLRFGSWIGGDRDGNPYVTGDVTASVLKMERDLALIAMGRGLQRLGWSLTLSSLREPASLALARVARKLGAGSKDWPEIEARHEFEPYRLLVFTLRSRLRDAANPLTESELREALEVIDASLRQSRAAVIAEGTLQDVKSRAATFGLHTARLDIRQHSAWHARAVAALLERDDYESLGEDEKCRVLCAAIKRPPTAPAEPTGDLKAALESLAAVRNAPPEALGLYIVSMTNEVSDLLEVVLLQTVAGTRLPVSPLFETLDDLQNAPRVLERLFDCTVYRRWLKQQGNHQHVMLGYSDSNKDAGFLAANWALYEAQETISAAVHGRGIGLTLFHGRGGSIARGGGPAAKAVLAQPIGLRNGGIRITEQGEVLSTRYHDPDIAHRVLEQMAYGVILGSQVARGERRPVDPAWPAAMAAMSAHSTEVYRALVHDAEFLTFWQQATPIDEIGELKLGSRPSYRKAGPRTLADLRAIPWVFSWMQSRFNLPGWFGLGSALEQHAARDGGLEQLRTMYREWLFFRLLIDNTQLTLGKADLGIARVYAGLVEDETLRERIFERIAAEFRRTEKWALAVAGQNHLLGGEPVLANSIKQRNPYIDPLNYLQVEMIRRLRAGKLSDADRREAKRVIELTVSGIAAGLKNTG; translated from the coding sequence ATGTCCGCCGCTCAGCCCACGCCCCATCACGCGATCGACGAACTGCCGCTGCTGCGCGCGGAGGTGCGCACCCTGGGCGCGCGGCTGGGTGCCATCATCGAGCGGCTGGAGGGCACGCCGACCTTTCGGCTCGTCGAGGAATTGCGCGTGCTCGCGAAGGAAAGTCGCGCCGGCAAGACGGCGTCGGCGGAGAAACTCGCCGCGCGCGTGCGCAAACTGACGCCGAAGCAGGCGCTGAATCAGGCGATGGCGTTCACGCTGTTCTTCGAACTCGTTAACCTCGCCGAGGAGAATTTCCGCATCCGTCTCCTCCGCGCGCGACGGGCCGACGCGGAGAATCGCAAGGAATCCATCGCCGCGGCGATCGCGGAGCTGAAGCGCCGCGGCGTGCCGGCCGACGAAGTGCAGGCGATCCTCGACCAGCTCGACATCGAACTCGTTTTCACGGCGCATCCGACCGAGGCGAAACGCCGCACGCTGCTCACGAAGCTCGCGGCCTTGGCGGACGTATTGCGACACACGCCGGTCGGCGAAATGGCGACGAGTTCGGAGATCGAGCGCGAGATCGTTTCGCTCTGGCTGACTGATCGCGGGCGTCCGTCGCCGCCGACGGTCATCGACGAGGCGCGCACCGGCCTGTGGTATTTCGAGCGCACGCTCTATCACGTGATGCCGGAGTTGCAGCGCGACCTTGCCGCGGCGCTGGCGAAGCACTACCCGGGCGTTCGCCCGCCGCAGGGCTGGTTGCGTTTCGGCTCGTGGATTGGCGGCGATCGCGACGGCAATCCCTACGTCACCGGAGATGTGACTGCCAGCGTGCTCAAGATGGAGCGCGACCTCGCGTTGATCGCGATGGGGCGCGGTTTGCAACGGCTCGGCTGGTCGCTCACGCTTTCGTCGTTGCGCGAACCCGCTTCGCTCGCGTTGGCGCGTGTCGCGCGGAAGCTCGGTGCCGGTTCGAAGGATTGGCCCGAGATCGAGGCGCGGCACGAGTTCGAGCCGTATCGTCTGCTGGTTTTCACGCTGCGGTCGCGGTTGCGCGATGCGGCGAATCCGCTGACCGAGTCCGAGCTGCGCGAAGCGCTCGAGGTGATCGACGCGAGCCTGCGCCAGAGCCGCGCGGCGGTCATCGCCGAAGGCACGTTGCAGGACGTGAAGAGCCGCGCCGCAACCTTCGGTTTGCACACTGCGCGTCTGGACATCCGCCAGCACTCGGCGTGGCATGCGCGCGCCGTGGCCGCGCTGCTCGAACGCGACGATTACGAATCGCTCGGCGAAGATGAGAAGTGCCGCGTGCTCTGTGCGGCGATCAAACGTCCGCCAACCGCTCCCGCGGAGCCGACGGGCGACTTGAAGGCGGCGCTCGAATCGCTCGCGGCGGTGCGCAACGCCCCGCCCGAGGCGCTCGGCCTCTACATCGTGAGCATGACAAACGAGGTCTCGGACCTGCTCGAAGTCGTGCTGTTGCAGACCGTCGCAGGCACGCGTCTGCCGGTGTCGCCGCTGTTCGAGACGCTCGACGATTTGCAGAATGCGCCGCGCGTGCTGGAGCGCTTGTTCGACTGCACGGTCTACCGCCGCTGGTTGAAGCAGCAGGGCAATCACCAGCACGTGATGCTCGGCTACTCGGACAGCAACAAGGACGCCGGCTTTCTCGCGGCGAACTGGGCGCTCTACGAAGCGCAGGAGACAATTTCGGCGGCGGTGCACGGACGAGGCATTGGCCTAACGCTTTTTCACGGTCGCGGCGGCAGCATCGCGCGCGGCGGCGGCCCGGCGGCCAAGGCCGTGCTCGCGCAGCCGATCGGTCTGCGCAACGGCGGCATCCGCATCACCGAGCAGGGCGAGGTGCTTTCGACGCGCTACCACGATCCGGATATCGCGCATCGCGTGCTCGAGCAGATGGCCTACGGTGTGATTCTTGGCTCCCAAGTCGCACGCGGTGAGCGGCGCCCCGTGGATCCCGCGTGGCCGGCGGCCATGGCGGCGATGAGCGCCCACAGCACGGAGGTTTACCGCGCGCTCGTGCACGACGCGGAGTTTCTCACCTTCTGGCAGCAGGCGACGCCGATCGACGAGATCGGCGAATTGAAGCTCGGCTCGCGTCCGTCCTACCGCAAAGCCGGCCCGCGCACGCTGGCGGACCTGCGTGCGATTCCGTGGGTGTTTTCGTGGATGCAGAGCCGTTTCAATCTGCCCGGGTGGTTCGGTCTCGGCTCCGCGCTGGAGCAGCACGCCGCGCGCGACGGCGGTCTCGAGCAGCTGCGCACGATGTATCGCGAGTGGCTTTTCTTCCGGCTCCTGATCGACAACACCCAGCTCACGCTCGGCAAGGCCGACCTCGGCATCGCGCGCGTCTACGCCGGGCTCGTCGAGGACGAGACGTTGCGCGAACGCATCTTCGAGCGCATCGCCGCGGAATTCCGCCGCACCGAAAAATGGGCGCTCGCGGTCGCGGGGCAAAATCACCTGCTCGGCGGCGAACCGGTGCTCGCGAACTCGATCAAGCAGCGCAATCCCTACATCGACCCGTTGAATTACCTGCAGGTGGAGATGATTCGCCGCCTGCGCGCCGGCAAGTTGAGCGACGCCGATCGCCGCGAAGCGAAGCGCGTGATCGAACTGACCGTGAGCGGAATCGCGGCGGGATTGAAGAATACGGGGTGA
- a CDS encoding CDP-alcohol phosphatidyltransferase family protein has protein sequence MPSIYDIKPAFQNLLRPLTRALAAGGVTANQVTLAAAALSVAVGAAIAWAPTQRWPLLVVPGFLFVRMALNAIDGMLAREHGMKSRLGAVLNEIGDVVADSALYLPFALVPGFSPTLVVTIVILAVVSEMTGVVAVQIGATRRYDGPMGKSDRAFWFGLMALLAGLGVPLQPVLPFALAVMAALLGLTIVNRARRALAEVPPAT, from the coding sequence ATGCCCTCGATCTACGACATCAAACCCGCGTTTCAGAACCTGCTGCGCCCGCTCACCCGCGCGCTCGCCGCCGGCGGAGTGACGGCCAACCAAGTCACGCTCGCCGCCGCCGCGCTTTCCGTGGCCGTGGGGGCGGCGATCGCGTGGGCGCCGACGCAGCGCTGGCCGCTGCTCGTGGTGCCGGGATTTCTGTTCGTCCGCATGGCCCTCAACGCCATCGACGGCATGCTCGCGAGGGAGCACGGCATGAAGTCCCGCCTCGGCGCCGTGCTGAACGAGATTGGCGACGTCGTCGCCGACTCGGCGCTCTACCTGCCCTTCGCGCTCGTCCCGGGTTTCTCGCCGACGCTGGTTGTCACGATTGTGATTCTCGCCGTGGTGAGCGAAATGACCGGCGTGGTCGCGGTGCAGATCGGCGCAACCCGGCGCTACGACGGCCCGATGGGGAAAAGTGACCGCGCGTTTTGGTTTGGCCTGATGGCACTGCTCGCCGGGCTCGGCGTGCCGCTCCAGCCGGTGCTCCCGTTCGCGTTGGCGGTAATGGCCGCGCTGTTGGGACTGACGATCGTCAACCGCGCCCGGCGCGCGCTGGCAGAGGTCCCTCCTGCGACTTGA
- the phnD gene encoding phosphate/phosphite/phosphonate ABC transporter substrate-binding protein produces the protein MKLRSVLLLLGVAICADHADASLRLGTYQYGSVDRIGAIRPVAEYLERELGETVTAVVLPGVWELVAAVEAGEVDCAVINTAGYLALAAAKDARAEAIVALDTKARAAERYNTVIIAPSAQGGSWDDVAAWARGLRLALVVPGSTTGDLVPRLALAQRGVADAEQAFSRVGFAGSHAKALDAVVTGDADLAALAESEFDAQLKREPALAARLRVLWRSPAIPLGPIVVRRALPAETRAALRQALMRLPEKSPAAFAALKSGWSEFKTADAIRLPDPNEWAPILALAGPESMAAYLRRPR, from the coding sequence GTGAAACTCCGCTCCGTTCTTCTGCTGCTGGGAGTGGCGATTTGTGCGGATCACGCCGACGCTTCGCTTCGCCTCGGAACCTACCAGTATGGTTCCGTTGACCGCATCGGCGCCATTCGCCCGGTCGCGGAATACCTCGAGCGGGAACTCGGAGAGACGGTGACAGCGGTCGTGCTGCCCGGCGTGTGGGAGTTGGTGGCAGCGGTGGAGGCGGGCGAAGTTGATTGCGCCGTGATCAACACCGCCGGCTATCTGGCACTCGCGGCAGCGAAGGACGCGCGTGCCGAAGCGATCGTCGCGCTGGACACGAAGGCGCGTGCGGCGGAACGCTACAACACTGTCATCATCGCGCCGAGCGCCCAGGGCGGGAGCTGGGACGATGTCGCCGCGTGGGCGCGCGGCTTGCGCTTGGCGCTCGTTGTTCCGGGATCGACCACCGGTGACCTCGTGCCGCGCCTGGCGTTGGCGCAGCGGGGCGTTGCCGACGCGGAGCAGGCGTTCTCGCGCGTCGGGTTTGCCGGTTCGCACGCGAAGGCGCTCGACGCGGTCGTCACGGGAGATGCCGACTTGGCGGCGTTGGCGGAGTCCGAGTTCGACGCGCAGCTGAAACGCGAGCCCGCCCTCGCGGCGCGGTTGCGCGTGCTGTGGCGATCGCCGGCGATTCCGCTCGGACCGATCGTGGTGCGGAGAGCGCTTCCGGCCGAGACGCGAGCCGCCTTGAGGCAGGCGCTGATGCGGTTACCGGAGAAGTCCCCCGCCGCATTCGCGGCGCTGAAGTCAGGCTGGTCGGAATTCAAGACGGCAGATGCGATCCGCCTGCCCGACCCGAACGAGTGGGCGCCGATCCTCGCGCTCGCCGGACCGGAGTCGATGGCGGCGTATTTGCGCCGCCCGCGTTGA
- the typA gene encoding translational GTPase TypA, which yields MNQNIRNIAIIAHVDHGKTTLVDKLLKEGGAYRANQQVEERAMDSMDLEKEKGITIKAKNTSVHWQDKTINIVDTPGHADFGGEVERALRMVDGVLLLVDAYDGPQAQTRFVLRKALQHGLKVVIVINKIDRDNADPAKMYDKVLELLMELNATEEQFDAPVVYGSGRDGYMMYHLGDEKKDMTPLFETILEHVPPPFAKPNEPFHLLVSNIDWSDYVGRIAIGKILGGTGKIGDTVHVIRNATGARVKAKITKVFEYSGLGTSESAAATAGNIVGLSGFEDIDIGDTITADENGHALPFTQIDPPTLEMQIGVNDGPLVGTEGKLVTSRQVRERLFREVKTNVSISVEDSDRAGVFNLKARGAMQVAVLVETMRREGFEITVSRPTVIEKIVDGKRHEPYESVWIEVPDECVGTIMQNLANRKGQITNMEKHHSTTMIEATITTRGLIGLEIDIVNATSGRGVMSHLFKEYGPYAGEVLTRLTGTLIATEAGETTAYALVMCQERGKLFVSPAERVYEGMIIGENPRNEDIAVNAVREKKLTNFRSQGEGVADSLTPATKLSLERAIEYIAADELVEVTPANIRLRKRVLKETERRKIERASRKASDE from the coding sequence ATGAACCAGAACATCCGCAATATCGCCATTATCGCCCACGTCGACCACGGTAAAACCACCCTCGTCGACAAGCTCCTCAAGGAGGGCGGTGCCTACCGCGCCAACCAGCAAGTCGAGGAGCGCGCCATGGACTCCATGGACCTCGAAAAGGAGAAGGGCATCACCATCAAGGCGAAGAACACCTCCGTCCACTGGCAGGACAAGACGATCAACATCGTCGACACGCCCGGACACGCCGACTTCGGCGGCGAGGTTGAGCGCGCGCTCCGCATGGTCGATGGCGTGCTGCTGCTCGTCGATGCCTACGACGGCCCGCAGGCGCAAACGCGCTTCGTCCTCCGCAAGGCGCTCCAACACGGCCTCAAGGTCGTCATCGTCATCAACAAGATCGACCGCGACAACGCCGACCCGGCCAAGATGTATGACAAGGTGCTCGAACTCCTCATGGAGTTGAACGCCACCGAGGAGCAATTCGACGCCCCCGTCGTCTACGGTTCCGGCCGCGACGGCTACATGATGTATCACCTCGGCGACGAGAAGAAGGACATGACGCCGCTCTTCGAGACCATCCTCGAGCACGTCCCGCCGCCGTTCGCCAAGCCGAACGAGCCGTTCCACCTGCTCGTCTCCAACATCGACTGGAGCGACTACGTCGGCCGTATCGCCATCGGCAAGATTCTCGGCGGCACAGGCAAGATCGGCGACACCGTCCACGTCATCCGCAACGCCACCGGCGCGCGCGTGAAGGCGAAAATCACGAAGGTCTTCGAATACTCCGGCCTGGGCACCAGCGAGTCCGCCGCCGCCACCGCCGGCAACATCGTCGGCCTCTCCGGCTTCGAGGACATCGACATCGGCGACACCATCACCGCCGACGAAAATGGCCACGCCCTCCCCTTCACCCAGATCGACCCGCCGACGCTCGAGATGCAGATCGGCGTCAACGACGGCCCGCTCGTCGGCACCGAAGGCAAACTCGTCACCTCCCGTCAGGTCCGCGAGCGCCTCTTCCGCGAAGTGAAGACCAACGTCTCCATCTCCGTCGAAGACTCCGATCGCGCCGGCGTGTTCAACCTCAAGGCGCGCGGCGCCATGCAGGTCGCCGTGCTCGTCGAAACGATGCGCCGCGAAGGCTTCGAGATCACCGTCTCCCGCCCGACCGTCATCGAGAAGATCGTCGACGGCAAACGCCACGAACCCTACGAGAGCGTCTGGATCGAAGTGCCCGACGAATGCGTCGGCACGATCATGCAGAATCTCGCCAACCGCAAAGGCCAGATCACGAACATGGAGAAACACCACTCCACGACGATGATCGAAGCCACGATCACGACCCGCGGCCTCATCGGCCTCGAGATCGACATCGTCAACGCCACCAGCGGTCGCGGCGTCATGTCGCACTTGTTCAAGGAATACGGCCCCTACGCCGGCGAAGTGCTCACGCGCCTCACCGGCACGCTCATCGCGACTGAAGCCGGCGAGACCACCGCCTACGCCCTCGTGATGTGCCAGGAGCGCGGCAAGCTGTTCGTCAGCCCGGCCGAGCGCGTCTACGAAGGCATGATCATCGGCGAGAACCCGCGTAACGAGGACATCGCCGTCAACGCCGTGCGCGAAAAGAAGCTCACCAACTTCCGCTCGCAGGGCGAAGGTGTTGCCGACTCCCTCACCCCGGCCACGAAGCTCTCGCTCGAGCGCGCGATCGAATACATCGCCGCCGACGAGCTCGTCGAAGTCACGCCGGCCAACATCCGCCTGCGCAAGCGCGTGCTCAAGGAAACCGAACGCCGCAAGATCGAACGCGCTTCCCGCAAGGCAAGCGACGAGTAA
- a CDS encoding phosphatidate cytidylyltransferase, producing MQLDPQLVWLVGGLVALLALASLITFVLKRRSGADVTSVIANLDARVKAWWIMVAVFVAALAAGRIGSVVLFGVLSFLALREFITLTPTRAADHRTLFWAFFVVTPLQYYLIAMSWYGLFAILIPVYAFILVPTRSALAGDSERFLERAAKIQWALMVCVYCVSHVPALLTLRIPGYEGQNGKLLLFFAIVVQLSDVLQYVWGKLLGRNKIVPQISPNKTVEGFWGGTLSATAIGGALWWATPFTWWQALLFAWLLTLMGFFGGLVMSAIKRDRGVKDYGTLIEGHGGVMDRIDSICFAAPVFFHLVRYCYT from the coding sequence ATGCAACTCGATCCTCAACTCGTCTGGCTCGTCGGCGGACTCGTCGCGCTGCTCGCGCTCGCTTCGCTGATCACGTTCGTGCTGAAACGCCGATCCGGAGCGGACGTCACCAGCGTGATCGCCAACCTGGACGCGCGCGTGAAAGCGTGGTGGATCATGGTCGCGGTCTTCGTCGCCGCGCTGGCCGCGGGGCGCATCGGGTCGGTCGTGCTGTTCGGCGTGCTCTCGTTCCTGGCGTTGCGCGAGTTCATCACGCTCACCCCCACCCGCGCGGCGGATCACCGCACCTTGTTCTGGGCGTTCTTTGTCGTGACGCCGCTGCAATACTACCTCATCGCGATGTCGTGGTATGGTTTGTTTGCCATCCTGATTCCGGTCTACGCCTTCATCCTCGTTCCGACGCGCAGCGCGCTCGCCGGCGACAGCGAACGGTTTCTCGAGCGCGCGGCGAAGATTCAATGGGCCCTGATGGTGTGCGTCTACTGCGTGAGCCACGTGCCCGCGCTGCTCACGCTGCGCATCCCCGGATACGAGGGGCAAAACGGCAAACTGCTCCTCTTCTTCGCGATCGTGGTGCAGTTGAGCGACGTGCTCCAATACGTCTGGGGCAAGCTGCTGGGCCGAAACAAAATCGTGCCGCAGATCAGCCCGAACAAAACCGTCGAAGGCTTCTGGGGCGGCACGCTTTCGGCGACGGCGATCGGCGGTGCGCTGTGGTGGGCCACGCCGTTCACGTGGTGGCAGGCGTTGCTGTTCGCCTGGCTCCTCACGTTGATGGGCTTCTTTGGCGGCCTCGTGATGTCGGCGATCAAGCGCGATCGCGGCGTGAAGGATTACGGCACGCTCATCGAAGGCCACGGCGGGGTGATGGACCGCATCGATTCGATCTGCTTCGCCGCACCGGTGTTCTTCCACCTCGTGCGCTACTGCTACACCTGA
- a CDS encoding 1-acyl-sn-glycerol-3-phosphate acyltransferase, whose translation MGPSSRAPPLLFRGEPPIFHPALAASSSSLASLRPVLAGLVRTFSGVRPVPVEACPNGPAIYFANHSSHLDFATIWAALPAAQRMRTRPVAGRDYWEKTALRRRVACDLFNAILIERQNVSVAANPLTAMLSALDTADSLIVFPEGTRSQDGVVHAFKPGIFHLARSRPAVPLVPVYLQDLSRILPKGDILPVPLIASLHVGAPLHWRDGEPKPDFLERARAAVTSLAT comes from the coding sequence ATGGGCCCGTCGAGCCGCGCGCCGCCGTTGCTTTTCCGCGGCGAGCCACCCATCTTCCACCCTGCTTTGGCGGCCTCCTCCAGTTCTCTCGCTTCGCTGCGCCCGGTGCTCGCGGGATTGGTGCGGACGTTCAGTGGTGTGCGTCCGGTTCCCGTGGAGGCGTGCCCAAACGGGCCGGCGATCTACTTCGCGAATCACTCCAGTCACCTCGACTTCGCCACCATCTGGGCCGCGCTGCCCGCCGCGCAACGGATGCGCACGCGGCCCGTCGCCGGCCGCGACTACTGGGAGAAAACCGCGCTGCGTCGGCGCGTGGCCTGCGATCTGTTCAATGCGATTCTGATCGAGCGCCAGAATGTCAGCGTCGCGGCCAACCCGCTCACCGCGATGCTCAGCGCCCTCGACACCGCCGACTCGCTCATCGTCTTTCCCGAAGGCACGCGCAGCCAGGACGGCGTCGTTCACGCATTCAAGCCGGGCATCTTCCATCTTGCGCGCAGCCGACCCGCGGTGCCGCTCGTCCCGGTCTATCTCCAAGACCTGAGCCGTATCCTGCCCAAGGGCGATATTCTGCCGGTGCCGCTCATCGCCAGCCTCCACGTCGGCGCACCTTTGCACTGGCGCGACGGGGAGCCCAAACCGGACTTCCTCGAACGCGCGCGCGCCGCCGTGACGTCGCTCGCCACCTGA
- the hrpB gene encoding ATP-dependent helicase HrpB codes for MPDPRQLPIYELESTIVASLRAQGRLIAQAPTGSGKSTQVPQMLLNHGLLGERGEVVVLQPRRLAARMLAKRVAEEVGTRLGDVVGYQIRLDSRVSEATRIRFVTEGILLRQMSFDPTLRGISAIVFDEFHERHLYGDISLARAIQIQQTRRPDLKLVVMSATLDAALLKDYLAPCEVLTSQGRTFPVRIEYLPKAVNFEHDPVWAVAARECERIAAQTTGDLLVFMPGAFEIGRTVQEIQGSHALRGFACFPLHGELPPEAQDRAVARYDTRKIIVSTNVAETSLTIDGVTAVVDCGLARVARYDPHRGINTLLIEKISIASSDQRAGRAGRTAPGVCLRLWTDREHAQRPLQELPEVKRLDLAEVVLTLKAAGIDDIANFPWLEKPEPKALERAEMLLEDLGALHGAKKTITDIGRRMLRFPMHPRYARMFLAAQEYGCVRSVALMAALTQGRNFLLRGVERRTEEAREELFGAEGESDFFLLMRAWRYAEKANYNMDACRRLGIHAQAVRQVGPLFEQFLEIAAAEKLDVTEKRIDGVAVRKCVLLGFSDHLARRLDKGTLRCELVHARKGVLARESAIQNSPLFVAAEITEIESRGEVNTILNLNTAIEEAWLKELFPEDFLDAGGVIYDETQRRVLARKERRFRDLVLDSKQTADQPPEGQAAAILAREVIAGRIQLIEWNESVEHWITRVNCLAKWWPELEVNPITDADRSTLIEQICYGSYGARELKDKPVMPVLRDWLLAEQLAVLDEYLPERIEMANGRKARVRYEKDGPPILSARIQELYGVSSKFTLGHGRVAVKIEVLAPNQRPIQVTDDLSNFWREQYPKIKTELSRRYPRHEWR; via the coding sequence ATGCCCGATCCGCGCCAGCTTCCTATCTACGAACTCGAATCGACGATCGTCGCTTCGCTGCGCGCGCAGGGGCGGTTGATCGCCCAAGCCCCGACCGGCTCGGGCAAGTCCACGCAGGTGCCGCAGATGCTGCTCAACCACGGCCTGCTGGGCGAGCGTGGCGAGGTCGTCGTGCTCCAGCCGCGCCGGCTCGCGGCGCGCATGCTGGCCAAACGCGTGGCGGAGGAGGTCGGCACGAGGCTCGGCGATGTCGTCGGCTACCAAATCCGTCTCGACTCCCGCGTGAGCGAGGCGACGCGCATCCGATTCGTCACCGAGGGCATCTTGCTCCGGCAAATGTCGTTTGACCCGACGCTCCGCGGCATCAGCGCGATCGTGTTCGACGAGTTTCACGAGCGCCACCTCTACGGCGACATCTCGCTCGCGCGCGCGATCCAGATCCAGCAAACGCGCCGTCCCGACCTGAAGCTCGTCGTGATGTCCGCCACGCTCGACGCCGCGCTGCTCAAGGACTACCTCGCGCCGTGCGAAGTGCTCACGTCGCAGGGCCGCACGTTCCCCGTGCGAATCGAATACCTGCCGAAAGCGGTCAACTTCGAGCATGATCCCGTCTGGGCCGTGGCCGCGCGCGAGTGCGAGCGCATCGCGGCGCAGACGACCGGCGACCTGCTCGTGTTCATGCCCGGCGCGTTCGAGATCGGGCGAACGGTGCAGGAAATCCAAGGCTCGCACGCGCTGCGCGGCTTCGCGTGCTTTCCGCTCCACGGCGAGCTGCCGCCCGAGGCGCAGGACCGTGCCGTCGCCCGCTACGATACGCGCAAGATCATCGTCTCGACCAACGTCGCCGAAACCTCACTCACGATCGATGGCGTCACCGCCGTCGTTGATTGCGGCCTCGCGCGCGTGGCCCGCTACGATCCGCACCGCGGCATCAACACGCTGCTCATCGAAAAGATCTCGATCGCCTCGTCCGACCAGCGCGCCGGTCGCGCGGGTCGCACGGCGCCGGGTGTCTGCCTGCGGCTCTGGACCGACCGCGAGCACGCGCAGCGGCCGCTGCAGGAATTACCTGAGGTGAAGCGCCTCGATCTCGCCGAGGTCGTGTTGACGCTGAAAGCCGCTGGAATCGACGACATCGCGAATTTCCCCTGGCTCGAGAAACCCGAACCGAAGGCGCTGGAGCGAGCGGAGATGCTGCTGGAGGACTTGGGAGCGCTGCATGGCGCGAAGAAAACCATCACCGACATCGGCCGCCGCATGCTGCGTTTCCCGATGCACCCGCGTTACGCGCGCATGTTTCTCGCCGCGCAGGAATACGGCTGCGTTCGCTCCGTGGCGCTGATGGCCGCGCTGACGCAGGGGCGCAACTTCCTGCTCCGCGGCGTCGAGCGCCGCACCGAGGAGGCGCGCGAGGAGCTGTTCGGCGCCGAGGGCGAATCGGATTTCTTCCTGCTGATGCGCGCGTGGCGCTACGCGGAAAAGGCGAACTACAACATGGACGCGTGCCGCCGCCTCGGCATCCACGCGCAGGCGGTGCGGCAAGTCGGTCCGCTCTTCGAGCAGTTTCTCGAAATCGCCGCCGCCGAAAAACTCGACGTCACCGAGAAACGCATCGACGGCGTCGCCGTGCGCAAATGTGTGCTCCTCGGCTTCAGCGACCACCTCGCGCGCCGCCTCGACAAGGGCACGTTGCGCTGCGAACTCGTGCACGCGCGCAAGGGCGTGCTCGCGCGCGAAAGTGCGATCCAGAACTCGCCACTCTTCGTCGCCGCCGAGATCACGGAGATCGAGAGCCGCGGCGAGGTGAACACGATCCTCAACCTCAATACCGCGATCGAGGAGGCTTGGTTGAAGGAGCTGTTCCCCGAGGATTTTCTGGACGCGGGCGGCGTGATTTACGATGAGACGCAACGCCGCGTGCTCGCACGCAAGGAAAGGCGTTTTCGCGATCTCGTCCTCGATTCCAAACAGACCGCCGACCAGCCGCCGGAAGGCCAGGCCGCCGCGATCCTCGCGCGCGAAGTGATCGCCGGGCGCATTCAGCTGATCGAGTGGAACGAGTCGGTTGAACACTGGATCACCCGCGTCAACTGCCTCGCGAAGTGGTGGCCGGAACTGGAGGTCAACCCGATCACCGACGCCGACCGTTCCACGCTGATCGAGCAGATCTGCTACGGCAGCTATGGTGCGCGCGAGTTGAAGGACAAACCCGTCATGCCCGTCCTCCGCGACTGGCTGCTGGCGGAGCAACTCGCGGTGCTCGACGAGTATTTGCCCGAGCGCATCGAGATGGCCAACGGCCGCAAGGCGCGCGTCCGCTACGAGAAGGACGGTCCGCCGATCCTCAGCGCCCGCATCCAGGAACTCTACGGCGTCAGCTCGAAATTCACCCTCGGCCACGGCCGCGTCGCCGTGAAAATCGAAGTGCTCGCCCCGAACCAGCGGCCGATCCAAGTGACGGACGACCTGTCGAACTTCTGGCGCGAGCAGTATCCGAAAATCAAGACCGAGCTCTCCCGCCGCTACCCGCGCCACGAGTGGCGGTGA